A window of the Pirellulales bacterium genome harbors these coding sequences:
- a CDS encoding HEAT repeat domain-containing protein, with product MRAPLWAFLVVGVVSVIPARPLWADGSLFDAPQKSPPLIDERADDAVAASRDLVQQALECELAGDDQGRRLYLEEALELDPNNALAHWQLGHLQIDRKWLTLEQATADPPKGRRLEQYRNERSRAGNQASDQFALAEACRRAGLLDEARAHLRAALASDPQLAFDASAYELAPYRGEWLTRDELRARERQAAERRRAGYKWRKPIARIRQHLDDNDEQDRQQAEEELANIDDPNAAGVIDELLLSSPDEQTALAGVDALERIEGQDAADALALGSLDSPSDAVRQSAAEALRGRSVYSYAPQMLASLESPIEARFSSIAQPGATTYRLTLRREGPMTDLVFNRSVNLMQANVPGAMPTDDDRPSREREQLARDADRAERRIVAFNVAANQRNNRVRSALRTAADADGTTPRELWQWWYDTNDIYYPPQALVETVNSTVALTETPQSPLIVECFIAGTKVWTATGPVAIETIAIGDRVLSQDVETGELALRPVLSTSVRPATQLLKLSVDGETFVVTRGHPLWVVGHGWRMAHECAVGDRLRTLDGTVTIEAIDQGPKAQAYNFVVAQMNSYFVGEAKLLAHDNSLRRPIALALPGLAQAK from the coding sequence ATGCGCGCGCCGCTGTGGGCATTTTTGGTGGTTGGTGTGGTGAGCGTCATTCCAGCGCGGCCTCTCTGGGCCGACGGCAGCTTGTTCGACGCGCCCCAGAAGTCGCCCCCCCTCATCGACGAGCGGGCCGACGACGCCGTGGCCGCCTCGCGCGATCTGGTGCAACAAGCGCTCGAGTGCGAACTGGCCGGCGACGACCAGGGCCGCCGACTCTATCTCGAAGAAGCGCTCGAACTCGACCCCAACAACGCGCTGGCGCATTGGCAATTGGGGCACCTGCAAATTGACCGTAAATGGCTGACTCTCGAACAGGCCACGGCCGATCCGCCCAAGGGGCGGCGACTCGAGCAGTACCGCAACGAGCGCTCCCGCGCCGGCAACCAGGCCAGCGATCAATTCGCGCTGGCCGAGGCGTGCCGCCGCGCCGGCCTGCTGGACGAGGCCCGCGCCCACTTGCGCGCGGCGCTCGCCAGCGATCCGCAATTGGCGTTCGACGCCAGCGCCTACGAGTTGGCGCCCTATCGCGGCGAGTGGCTCACCCGCGACGAACTTCGGGCGCGCGAGCGCCAAGCCGCCGAGCGGCGCCGCGCGGGCTACAAGTGGCGCAAGCCGATCGCCCGCATCCGGCAGCATCTTGACGACAACGACGAGCAAGACCGCCAGCAGGCCGAGGAAGAATTGGCCAACATCGACGATCCCAACGCCGCCGGCGTGATTGACGAACTCCTCTTGTCCAGTCCCGACGAGCAAACCGCGCTCGCCGGCGTCGATGCGCTCGAGCGCATCGAGGGGCAAGACGCCGCCGACGCGTTGGCCCTCGGCTCCCTGGACAGCCCCTCCGACGCAGTGCGGCAATCGGCCGCCGAGGCGCTGCGCGGTCGCTCGGTCTATAGCTACGCGCCGCAGATGTTGGCCTCGCTAGAGTCCCCCATCGAGGCCCGTTTCAGCTCCATCGCCCAGCCCGGCGCCACCACCTATCGCCTGACATTGCGCCGCGAAGGCCCCATGACCGATCTGGTCTTCAACCGTAGCGTCAACCTGATGCAGGCCAATGTGCCGGGCGCCATGCCCACCGACGACGATCGCCCCTCGCGCGAGCGCGAGCAACTGGCCCGCGACGCCGATCGCGCCGAGCGCCGCATCGTCGCCTTCAACGTGGCGGCCAACCAGCGCAACAATCGGGTCCGCAGCGCCCTGCGCACCGCGGCCGATGCCGATGGCACAACGCCCCGCGAACTATGGCAATGGTGGTACGACACCAACGACATCTACTATCCGCCGCAAGCGCTGGTCGAAACCGTCAATTCCACGGTGGCGCTGACCGAAACGCCGCAGTCACCGCTCATCGTTGAGTGCTTCATTGCCGGCACCAAGGTCTGGACCGCCACCGGCCCGGTGGCCATCGAAACCATCGCCATTGGCGATCGCGTCCTGAGCCAGGATGTGGAAACCGGCGAACTCGCCCTGCGCCCGGTGCTCTCCACCTCGGTGCGCCCCGCGACGCAACTGCTCAAGCTCTCTGTCGATGGCGAAACCTTCGTCGTGACGCGTGGGCACCCCTTGTGGGTGGTGGGTCACGGCTGGCGCATGGCCCACGAGTGCGCGGTGGGCGACCGGCTGCGCACGCTCGATGGCACGGTGACCATCGAAGCGATCGATCAGGGCCCCAAAGCCCAGGCCTATAACTTTGTCGTCGCGCAGATGAACAGTTACTTCGTCGGCGAGGCCAAACTGCTGGCGCACGACAATTCGCTGCGGCGCCCCATCGCCCTGGCGCTGCCGGGCTTGGCGCAGGCCAAGTAA
- a CDS encoding GNAT family N-acetyltransferase has product MVLTYFKRYRMEIDLRRAPAPELPPGYRFVGWDPSLLALHADTKYRSFHSEIDANVFPCLGESEGCQRLMQEISRKEGFLPAATWLVVHDRPGAASRACGTVQGIRDRSGQGAIQNLGIVPQHRGLGLGSALLLQALDGFRRSGLQRAFLEVTAQNDGAIRLYRRLGFRKARTVFKAVEVAYT; this is encoded by the coding sequence ATGGTTCTGACCTATTTCAAGCGTTATCGCATGGAGATCGACCTCCGGCGCGCACCCGCGCCGGAGTTGCCGCCGGGCTATCGCTTTGTCGGCTGGGATCCATCGCTGTTGGCGCTGCACGCCGACACCAAGTACCGCAGCTTCCACAGCGAGATCGACGCCAACGTGTTTCCCTGTCTGGGCGAGTCGGAAGGGTGCCAACGCTTGATGCAAGAGATCAGTCGCAAAGAGGGGTTTCTGCCGGCGGCCACCTGGCTGGTGGTGCACGACCGGCCGGGCGCGGCCTCGCGCGCGTGCGGCACGGTGCAAGGCATCCGCGATCGATCGGGGCAGGGCGCGATCCAGAACCTCGGCATCGTGCCACAGCACCGCGGCCTGGGGCTAGGCTCGGCGCTGCTGCTGCAAGCGCTCGACGGATTTCGACGGTCGGGCCTGCAGCGGGCGTTTCTGGAGGTGACCGCGCAGAACGACGGGGCGATTCGCTTGTATCGCCGACTTGGATTTCGCAAAGCGCGAACCGTCTTCAAAGCGGTGGAAGTGGCGTACACCTGA
- a CDS encoding insulinase family protein has protein sequence MSKQYSHQYDNGLALVAEEMSWLESAAFTLLVPAGCIYEPADRSGLSGFNCEMLLRGAGDRDSRQFVDALDCLGVERGESVSDAHTSFSGATVGENLFDALAIYADVIRRPHLPAEQIEAGRQVMLQELQAVEDDPHHKLMVELRRRHFHAPWGRANTGDQAGLEAIDIADIGAFHRRYFRPNGTILGVAGRFDWPALRDHVGALLGDWPARDEPLPSEGPRGEQSAHVHLDTNQTQIGIAYASVPYRDPRYFQAWGAVGALSGGMSSRYFTEVREKRGLCYSVYASYYTLRDRGAVISYAGTSAERAQETLDVMLAELARLADGVQERELERLKARIKSSLIMQQESSSARSGAVARDWYHLGQVRTLAELGQLVDDLSCASINEYLAAHPPRDFTIVTLGPRPLETPDRVSSARA, from the coding sequence ATGTCAAAACAATATTCCCACCAGTACGACAACGGCCTGGCGCTGGTGGCCGAGGAGATGAGTTGGCTGGAGAGCGCGGCGTTCACGCTGCTTGTGCCGGCGGGTTGCATCTATGAACCGGCCGATCGGTCGGGATTGTCGGGTTTTAACTGCGAGATGTTGTTGCGCGGCGCCGGCGACCGCGACAGCCGACAGTTTGTGGACGCGCTCGATTGCCTTGGTGTGGAACGCGGGGAGTCGGTGAGCGACGCGCACACCAGTTTCAGCGGCGCGACGGTGGGCGAGAATCTGTTTGACGCGCTGGCCATCTACGCCGACGTGATTCGCCGCCCGCACCTGCCGGCCGAGCAGATTGAGGCGGGGCGCCAGGTGATGCTGCAAGAACTGCAGGCGGTGGAGGACGATCCGCACCACAAGTTGATGGTCGAATTGCGGCGGCGTCACTTTCACGCGCCGTGGGGCCGCGCGAACACTGGGGATCAGGCGGGGCTGGAAGCGATCGACATCGCCGACATCGGCGCCTTCCACCGCCGCTACTTTCGGCCCAACGGCACGATCTTGGGGGTCGCGGGGCGTTTCGACTGGCCGGCGCTGCGCGATCATGTGGGCGCGCTGCTGGGTGATTGGCCGGCGCGCGATGAACCCTTGCCGAGCGAGGGGCCGCGCGGCGAGCAGTCGGCGCATGTGCATTTGGACACGAATCAAACGCAGATCGGCATTGCGTACGCCAGCGTGCCGTATCGCGATCCGCGGTATTTTCAGGCCTGGGGCGCGGTGGGGGCGCTGTCGGGGGGCATGAGCTCGCGCTACTTCACCGAGGTGCGCGAGAAGCGCGGCCTGTGCTACAGCGTGTACGCCAGCTATTACACCTTGCGAGATCGGGGCGCGGTGATCAGCTACGCCGGCACCAGCGCCGAGCGCGCGCAAGAAACGCTCGACGTGATGCTGGCCGAACTGGCGCGACTGGCCGACGGGGTGCAGGAGCGCGAGTTGGAACGCTTGAAGGCGCGGATCAAAAGCTCGCTCATCATGCAGCAAGAGTCGAGTTCTGCCCGCAGCGGCGCCGTGGCGCGCGACTGGTATCACCTGGGGCAGGTGCGCACGCTGGCCGAACTGGGGCAATTGGTCGACGATTTGTCGTGCGCATCGATTAACGAATATCTGGCGGCGCATCCGCCGCGCGACTTCACCATTGTCACTCTCGGCCCGCGCCCATTGGAGACGCCCGATCGTGTTTCATCAGCACGCGCTTAA
- a CDS encoding insulinase family protein produces the protein MVFHQHALKNGLEIIAETSADAYSSSVGYFVRTGARDETEDLAGVSHFLEHMVFKGTPTRTAEDVNREFDEMGAHYNAFTSEENTVYYAAILPEFVDRSVGLLGDIMRPSLRPDDFDTEKQVIIEEIKMYDDQPPYGADDKCRAAFFGRHPLSHSVLGSVASIEALPVEAMRAYFERQYCPSNITLVAAGKIDFDALVASAERYCGGWQPMKADRQVDRPLPEAGFRCLHKPQATQEYVLQLADAPGSLDDERYAAKLLASILGDDTGSRLYWELVDPGLAESVSLSHYEYDGAGIYLTYLSTTPENVADNLATILKVYRQAEGEGFRAGELEQAKRKMKSRVVLGSERPRSRLFSVGMNWLHRHRYVTVRDDLNAIDAVRLDDLASILKRYPLTRNMTMAVGPLATVDEPQ, from the coding sequence ATCGTGTTTCATCAGCACGCGCTTAAGAACGGACTGGAAATCATCGCCGAGACGAGCGCCGACGCCTACTCGTCGTCTGTCGGCTACTTTGTGCGCACCGGCGCGCGCGACGAGACCGAGGATTTGGCGGGCGTGAGCCACTTTCTGGAGCACATGGTGTTCAAGGGGACGCCGACGCGCACGGCGGAAGACGTGAACCGCGAATTCGACGAGATGGGCGCGCACTACAACGCCTTCACCAGCGAGGAGAACACGGTTTACTATGCGGCCATCTTGCCGGAGTTTGTCGATCGGTCGGTGGGCCTGTTGGGCGACATCATGCGGCCGTCGCTGCGGCCCGACGATTTCGACACCGAAAAGCAGGTGATCATCGAAGAAATCAAGATGTACGACGACCAGCCTCCCTACGGCGCCGACGACAAATGCCGCGCCGCATTCTTTGGGCGGCATCCCTTGAGCCATAGCGTGCTGGGGAGCGTCGCGAGCATCGAAGCGCTGCCGGTCGAGGCGATGCGGGCCTATTTCGAGCGCCAATACTGCCCGAGCAACATCACGCTGGTCGCGGCGGGGAAGATCGACTTCGACGCGCTGGTGGCGTCGGCCGAACGCTATTGCGGCGGCTGGCAACCGATGAAGGCCGACCGCCAGGTAGATCGTCCCTTGCCCGAGGCGGGGTTCCGCTGCCTGCACAAGCCCCAGGCGACGCAGGAGTATGTGCTGCAACTTGCCGACGCGCCGGGTTCGCTCGACGACGAGCGTTACGCGGCCAAGTTGTTGGCCAGCATTTTGGGGGATGACACGGGGAGCCGACTCTATTGGGAACTGGTCGATCCGGGATTGGCCGAGAGCGTGAGTTTGTCGCATTACGAGTACGACGGCGCGGGGATCTATCTCACGTACCTATCCACGACGCCGGAGAACGTGGCGGACAATCTCGCGACGATCCTCAAGGTGTATCGTCAGGCGGAGGGGGAGGGTTTTCGCGCGGGCGAACTGGAGCAGGCGAAGCGCAAGATGAAGTCGCGCGTGGTGCTAGGGAGCGAGCGGCCGCGATCGCGATTGTTTTCGGTCGGCATGAATTGGCTGCATCGCCACCGCTATGTGACGGTGCGCGACGACCTGAACGCGATCGACGCTGTGCGGCTCGATGATTTGGCTTCGATCTTGAAGCGCTATCCACTCACTCGCAATATGACGATGGCGGTGGGACCGCTGGCAACGGTGGACGAGCCGCAGTAG
- a CDS encoding metal ABC transporter permease, whose product MNDAWFGLSESILWTILVAGISNTSCALLGCYLVLRRLSLLGDAISHAVLPGIVLAYLLTGTLGAVPIMIGAALFGVLTTLLTATLRDQGSVPEDAGMGVVFTSLFALGVILLTTFAHDVHLDVDCVLYGLLEFIPLDTVSFAGWEIPRALGGMALTLLLVLIFVFALWKELKLVSFDDSLATAMGFSATGLHYFLMSMVAIVTVTSFEAVGSILVIAMLIVPAATAQLLTDRLRSMLIGAVLVGWIAAIGGALAATWLNTSVAGMMAVVAGLQFALAVFFAPRYGLVSRALHTLSLTLRIYGEDVLATLYRQEEERASDAEPVAVPVWEISAAGRGPSAWLVAPRLWWRGDVRPVPHGRLALTESGRQKAQSLVRAHRLWEAYIGSHFELPLDHLHAPAERWEHYVGPALQAQMADELAQPGSDPHGRSIPE is encoded by the coding sequence ATGAACGACGCTTGGTTTGGCCTCTCCGAGTCGATCCTCTGGACAATCCTCGTCGCCGGCATCTCCAACACCTCCTGCGCGCTGCTCGGCTGCTACCTCGTGCTCCGCCGCCTCAGCCTGCTCGGCGACGCCATCAGCCACGCCGTCCTGCCGGGCATCGTGCTCGCCTATCTGCTCACCGGCACGCTCGGCGCCGTGCCGATCATGATCGGCGCCGCCCTGTTTGGCGTCCTCACCACGCTGCTGACTGCCACACTTCGCGATCAAGGCAGCGTGCCAGAAGACGCCGGCATGGGCGTCGTCTTCACCTCGCTCTTTGCGCTTGGCGTCATCCTGCTCACCACCTTCGCGCACGATGTGCATCTCGATGTCGATTGCGTGCTCTATGGCCTCTTGGAGTTCATTCCGCTAGACACCGTCAGCTTCGCCGGCTGGGAGATTCCGCGGGCACTCGGCGGCATGGCGCTCACGCTCTTGTTGGTGCTGATCTTCGTCTTCGCCCTCTGGAAAGAGCTTAAGTTGGTATCGTTCGACGATTCCCTGGCCACCGCCATGGGCTTTAGCGCGACCGGTCTGCACTATTTTTTGATGTCGATGGTGGCCATCGTTACTGTCACTTCGTTCGAGGCGGTTGGTTCCATCCTGGTGATCGCCATGCTGATCGTGCCCGCCGCCACCGCGCAGTTGCTCACCGATCGTCTGCGCTCGATGCTCATTGGCGCCGTGCTGGTCGGTTGGATCGCCGCCATTGGCGGCGCCTTGGCGGCCACCTGGCTCAACACCAGCGTCGCGGGCATGATGGCCGTGGTCGCCGGCCTCCAGTTCGCGCTGGCCGTGTTCTTCGCGCCCCGCTATGGATTGGTCAGCCGCGCGCTGCACACGCTTTCGCTGACATTGCGTATCTATGGCGAAGACGTTTTGGCCACCCTCTACCGCCAGGAAGAAGAACGAGCCTCAGACGCCGAACCTGTCGCCGTGCCGGTCTGGGAAATCAGCGCGGCCGGTCGCGGGCCGAGCGCTTGGCTGGTGGCGCCACGCCTTTGGTGGCGCGGCGACGTCCGCCCCGTTCCACACGGCCGACTCGCGCTCACCGAGAGCGGCCGGCAGAAAGCGCAGTCGCTCGTCCGCGCCCATCGCCTCTGGGAGGCCTACATCGGCAGTCATTTCGAGTTGCCGCTCGATCACCTGCACGCGCCCGCCGAACGCTGGGAACACTACGTCGGCCCCGCGCTACAAGCGCAAATGGCCGACGAACTGGCCCAGCCCGGCAGCGATCCCCACGGCCGCTCCATCCCCGAATAG
- a CDS encoding metal ABC transporter permease, which produces MISYNTTIVLLGASLLGASAGLVGSFAVLRRRSLMGDALAHAALPGLCIAFLIVGGRNLPAMQLGAFATGVAGVLIVAGLRRYTRIKEDAAIGIVLSVFFGLGIVLVRLIQNQTTTGSKAGLDSYIYGKTAGMIASDVYFIAGVSVVCLLTIALLFKEFRVVSFDPGFAHVQGLPTFALDTLLMALISLTVVIGLPAVGVVLVAALLILPAAAARFWTDRLGRMVLLASALGWLIGAVGAALSARYSGLPTGPVIVLVGAAVFLFSVLLAPRRGFVARALRRQSLRRRVADQQLLENLAPAVNRALDLPPLSPAQQRRALGQGWIEQAAGRLRLAAPGAQAAQQAARRNAAWRMLLRDYPDQIPGLFDLDFDEARQNLTPDLRAQLERRLLLAGAAP; this is translated from the coding sequence GTGATCAGCTACAACACCACCATCGTCCTGCTCGGCGCCAGTCTGCTCGGCGCTAGCGCCGGGCTGGTCGGCAGCTTCGCCGTGCTCCGCCGCCGCTCGCTGATGGGAGACGCGCTGGCCCATGCCGCGCTCCCCGGCCTGTGTATCGCGTTCCTCATCGTCGGCGGCCGCAACCTGCCGGCAATGCAACTGGGCGCGTTCGCCACCGGCGTCGCCGGCGTGTTGATTGTCGCCGGCCTGCGCCGCTACACCCGCATCAAAGAAGACGCCGCCATCGGCATCGTGCTCTCGGTCTTCTTCGGGCTCGGCATCGTGCTGGTGCGGCTGATTCAAAATCAAACCACCACCGGCAGCAAGGCCGGCCTTGACTCGTACATCTACGGCAAAACGGCCGGCATGATCGCCAGCGACGTTTATTTCATCGCCGGCGTCTCGGTCGTCTGCCTGCTCACGATCGCGCTCTTGTTCAAAGAGTTTCGCGTCGTCTCGTTCGATCCCGGTTTTGCCCACGTGCAGGGCCTGCCCACCTTCGCGCTAGACACCCTCCTCATGGCGCTCATCTCGCTGACCGTCGTGATCGGCCTGCCAGCCGTCGGCGTGGTGCTGGTGGCGGCGCTCTTGATTTTGCCCGCCGCCGCGGCCCGCTTTTGGACCGATCGCCTCGGCCGCATGGTCCTCTTGGCTAGCGCGCTTGGCTGGCTCATTGGCGCCGTCGGCGCGGCGCTCAGCGCGCGCTACAGTGGGCTGCCGACTGGCCCGGTCATTGTGCTTGTCGGCGCCGCGGTCTTCTTGTTCTCGGTGCTGCTGGCGCCGCGCCGCGGTTTTGTCGCCCGCGCACTGCGCCGGCAGTCGCTGCGGCGTCGCGTTGCCGATCAACAATTGCTCGAAAATCTCGCCCCGGCCGTCAATCGTGCGCTCGATCTTCCCCCCCTCTCGCCCGCTCAGCAGCGCCGCGCTCTGGGACAAGGTTGGATCGAGCAAGCCGCCGGTCGCCTGCGCCTCGCCGCGCCCGGCGCCCAGGCCGCCCAACAGGCCGCCCGCCGCAATGCCGCCTGGCGGATGCTCCTGCGCGACTATCCCGACCAGATTCCCGGCCTGTTCGATCTCGACTTCGACGAGGCCCGCCAAAACCTCACCCCCGATCTACGCGCGCAGCTAGAGCGCCGCCTCCTGCTTGCCGGAGCCGCGCCATGA
- a CDS encoding metal ABC transporter ATP-binding protein: protein MPASQPQPPVIEVHDMTVAYHRKPVLWDIDLVIDQPRLVGIVGPNGAGKSTLIKAILGLAPLASGYVRIRGAAVSAERRQIGYVPQRESVDWDFPVTAIDVVLMGTYGRLGWFRRPGKAQRQLALQCLDQVGMADFATRQIGQLSGGQQQRVFLARALAQQADIYFMDEPMAGVDAATEQVIFSLLQQLRAQNKTVLVVHHDLRTVARYYEYLILLNMGLVASGPVDQVFTPENLQRAYGGRLAVLDDAAEAIRARERSP from the coding sequence ATGCCTGCCTCGCAGCCACAACCACCGGTGATCGAAGTCCACGATATGACCGTGGCCTATCACCGCAAGCCCGTGCTGTGGGACATTGATCTCGTCATCGACCAGCCGCGTCTGGTCGGCATCGTCGGTCCCAATGGCGCCGGCAAGAGCACGCTCATCAAGGCCATCTTGGGGCTCGCTCCCTTGGCCAGCGGCTACGTGCGCATCCGTGGCGCCGCGGTCAGCGCCGAGCGCCGACAGATCGGATACGTGCCGCAGCGCGAGAGCGTCGATTGGGACTTTCCTGTCACCGCCATCGATGTCGTGCTAATGGGCACTTACGGCCGCTTGGGCTGGTTCCGTCGTCCCGGCAAGGCGCAGCGCCAACTGGCGCTTCAGTGCCTCGATCAGGTCGGCATGGCCGACTTCGCCACGCGGCAGATTGGCCAACTCTCCGGTGGACAGCAGCAGCGCGTCTTTCTGGCCCGCGCCCTGGCGCAGCAGGCCGACATTTATTTCATGGACGAGCCCATGGCGGGCGTCGACGCCGCCACCGAGCAGGTCATCTTTTCACTGCTTCAGCAGTTGCGCGCGCAAAACAAAACCGTGCTCGTCGTGCATCACGACCTGCGCACCGTGGCGCGCTATTACGAATATCTCATTCTGCTCAACATGGGACTTGTCGCCAGCGGCCCGGTCGATCAAGTCTTCACGCCAGAAAACTTGCAGCGCGCCTACGGCGGCAGACTCGCGGTGCTCGACGACGCCGCCGAGGCCATTCGCGCCCGAGAACGCAGCCCGTGA
- a CDS encoding zinc ABC transporter substrate-binding protein yields the protein MRRALPLLGLLLGLLLSGCAKDASHYSESATYQGAGPIRALCTTGMVADIVRNIGGDAVAVDQLMGAGVDPHLYKASTGDVERLSSADVIFYSGLHLEGKLAELFDRMAHSKRVVAVADGIPADRLLPVAGGLYDPHVWFDVSLWRLAAEHARDELARFDPPRAAEYRQRAEAYLRSLDELDQYVRARVAELPESHRVLVTAHDAFHYFGRAYGLELKPIQGVSTDAEAGVREINELVRYLVDHKIKAVFVETSVSERNIRALVEGCAASDHEVKIGGELFSDAMGKAGTPEGTYVGMVRHNVDTIVAALK from the coding sequence ATGCGACGCGCACTGCCCCTGCTTGGGTTACTGCTTGGACTTCTTCTGTCGGGCTGCGCCAAGGACGCTAGCCACTACAGCGAGTCCGCCACCTACCAAGGCGCCGGACCCATTCGCGCCCTCTGCACCACCGGCATGGTGGCCGACATCGTACGCAACATCGGTGGCGACGCCGTCGCCGTCGATCAACTCATGGGCGCTGGCGTCGATCCGCATCTCTACAAAGCCTCGACCGGAGACGTCGAGCGCCTGAGCTCCGCCGACGTGATCTTCTATTCCGGCCTGCATCTCGAGGGCAAACTGGCCGAACTCTTCGATCGTATGGCCCATTCCAAGCGCGTCGTTGCCGTCGCTGATGGAATTCCCGCCGACCGGCTGCTCCCGGTCGCGGGCGGCCTTTACGACCCGCATGTGTGGTTCGATGTATCGCTCTGGCGGCTCGCCGCAGAGCACGCTCGCGACGAGCTAGCCCGCTTCGATCCCCCGCGCGCCGCCGAATATCGCCAACGCGCCGAGGCGTATCTGCGGAGCCTCGACGAACTAGATCAGTATGTGCGCGCCCGCGTCGCCGAACTGCCCGAGTCGCACCGCGTGCTCGTCACCGCGCACGACGCCTTTCATTACTTTGGTCGCGCTTATGGCCTGGAACTGAAACCAATCCAAGGGGTCAGCACCGACGCCGAAGCCGGTGTGCGCGAAATCAACGAACTAGTCCGCTACCTCGTCGATCACAAGATCAAGGCCGTGTTCGTCGAAACTAGCGTGAGCGAGCGCAATATCCGCGCGCTCGTCGAAGGTTGCGCCGCCTCGGACCACGAAGTAAAGATTGGCGGCGAGCTGTTTTCCGACGCCATGGGCAAGGCCGGCACGCCCGAGGGTACCTATGTCGGCATGGTACGGCATAATGTGGACACGATTGTCGCGGCGTTAAAATGA
- a CDS encoding CatB-related O-acetyltransferase, with amino-acid sequence MSSISPPAAPPLMQPPQQWRGGVRMYREPLITPQLEIGQFTYHGDDLKYKTWAPGEKIIIGAFCSIAHGVSINVGGGHGPELVSTFPFDYFFLNRPKPHRTYRTTPHTVIGSDVWIGASATILSGVQIGSGAIIGSCAVVASDVAPYSIVAGNPARPIRCRFESPVVERLLRIEWWNWDEATIRSRIEWFYRPIADFLAEFDRPQAAA; translated from the coding sequence ATGTCGTCCATCTCTCCACCAGCAGCCCCACCCTTGATGCAGCCGCCACAGCAGTGGCGCGGTGGCGTGCGGATGTATCGCGAGCCGCTGATCACGCCGCAGCTAGAAATCGGCCAGTTCACCTATCATGGCGACGACCTTAAATACAAGACCTGGGCGCCCGGCGAAAAAATCATCATCGGCGCCTTCTGCTCGATCGCGCACGGCGTGTCGATCAACGTCGGCGGCGGCCACGGCCCCGAACTCGTCTCGACCTTTCCCTTTGACTACTTCTTTCTCAACCGCCCCAAGCCGCATCGCACCTATCGCACCACGCCCCACACCGTGATCGGCAGCGACGTCTGGATCGGCGCCTCCGCCACCATCCTAAGCGGCGTGCAAATCGGCTCGGGCGCCATCATCGGCAGTTGCGCGGTCGTCGCCAGCGACGTCGCCCCCTATAGCATTGTGGCCGGCAACCCGGCGCGCCCCATCCGCTGCCGCTTCGAGTCCCCCGTGGTCGAACGCCTGCTACGCATCGAGTGGTGGAATTGGGACGAAGCCACAATTCGCTCCCGGATCGAATGGTTCTATCGCCCCATCGCCGATTTTCTCGCCGAGTTCGATCGGCCCCAGGCCGCCGCCTGA
- a CDS encoding class I SAM-dependent methyltransferase, with protein sequence MTSHSIAAPRLDSNSAATISWSTLYGHRKRAARRLGDVYDLPLAKRVRDLLLGELGELSNTVARPAVLEVGAGDRSMGLSIAERFPLVGYQSLDIDPQGNHDYHDWSEVDRQFDAVFAFEVIEHLPIEAIPGWLDQIATRLAPGGRLLISTPNTYYPPAYLRDATHRTPLCYDELAGLVSAAGLEVDRVVRIYHDPVHRKLLKRFAFGWLFRLLGFDYARQIVLVAHRSAEPLSAAVEHRAAA encoded by the coding sequence ATGACCTCACATTCCATCGCCGCGCCACGTTTGGATTCCAATAGCGCCGCGACCATCTCCTGGTCCACGCTCTACGGTCATCGCAAGCGCGCCGCGCGCCGCCTGGGCGACGTCTACGATCTGCCGCTTGCCAAGCGCGTCCGCGATCTGCTGCTGGGCGAACTCGGCGAACTCTCCAATACCGTCGCCCGACCCGCCGTGCTCGAGGTCGGCGCCGGCGATCGCTCGATGGGCCTGTCGATCGCCGAGCGGTTTCCGCTGGTCGGCTATCAATCGCTCGATATCGACCCCCAGGGCAACCACGACTATCACGATTGGAGCGAGGTCGATCGCCAGTTCGACGCGGTCTTCGCCTTCGAGGTCATCGAGCACCTGCCGATCGAGGCGATTCCTGGCTGGCTCGACCAGATCGCCACGCGGCTGGCGCCGGGCGGCCGCCTGTTGATCAGCACCCCCAACACCTATTATCCCCCCGCCTACCTGCGCGACGCCACGCATCGCACCCCTCTCTGCTACGACGAACTGGCCGGGCTCGTCTCCGCCGCCGGCCTGGAGGTCGATCGCGTGGTCCGCATCTATCACGATCCGGTGCATCGAAAACTGCTCAAGCGATTCGCCTTTGGCTGGCTGTTTCGCTTGCTTGGTTTCGACTATGCCCGGCAGATCGTGCTGGTCGCCCATCGCAGCGCCGAGCCGTTGTCCGCCGCAGTCGAGCACCGCGCCGCCGCCTGA